A part of Asterias rubens chromosome 14, eAstRub1.3, whole genome shotgun sequence genomic DNA contains:
- the LOC117299420 gene encoding CCR4-NOT transcription complex subunit 4-like has product MKPESATNHMEHVTEPDDCPLCMEPLEIDDINFYPCTCGYQICRFCWHRIRTDENGLCPACRKAYPECPADFKPLTEEELQRIKNEKRQKDHQRKQKITDSRKHLASVRVVQKNLVFVVGLSQRLADTEVLKKSEYFGKFGKIVKVVINQNTSYAGSQGPSASAYVTYNKYEDALRAIQAVNNVHVDGRTLKASLGTTKYCSHFLKNSQCPKPDCMYLHELGDLAASFTKEDMQAGKHQEYEQKLAHDVLGGGNGTTPQPIHVTTTTAAAAAVPVVVQQPPPPQQSEPQPLLPQQPLAQPQQQQQQAKQKGSNSNNEHSSKKHSKNSSRKKPSTSPVSQSPPTNHTDPWPALAVPSSKSNELHTPPSEGSPPVALTNHMSDGLSESPPTSVANTKKKSSRYKTEGIPIPNSVQSPPTPVDQSPQPVQRSPFETTPEDPGVPSFFPSVNGFMSQSILPSLLPPVHPHLQGAVNGNGFPGGSTVPPLIPPHHGSTPSGDWSNGLIMNNDVMPVASHTDWQAAFGFTSSETAKDLLNEDDLGFDPWNESNKGLADLLEKELQLGIAMTTDRSKPTQPPPGFTSPANHSLGFESTGGSKMLNWLQMDRTTESRPQNSVSPPSFNNTNSRYNHSPAQHQLLLEDGRQPESLKNWQDGLRALLPNINISFGASDTPPILTQSATLTTQNNSDVWSDTSRQAWMVHDPAIISVNSHNSHAPGFTEKDGMTEEQPHWLKSLQTLTDGDTPTHPSANHLFPTNAYANRGPAWTTHPPPPGLRPPTQTPDTHTHTLTENHAV; this is encoded by the exons ATGAAGCCCGAATCAGCAACTAACCACATGGAACACGTAACTGAGCCCGATGAC TGTCCTTTGTGCATGGAACCATTGGAGATTGATGATATAAACTTCTACCCCTGTACCTGtggttaccag ATATGTCGATTCTGCTGGCATCGTATTCGTACAGATGAGAATGGTCTATGTCCAGCCTGTAGAAAAGCATATCCTGAGTGTCCAGCAGACTTCAAACCACTCACAGAGGAAGA GTTACAACGGATAAAGAACGAGAAACGTCAAAAAGATCAccagagaaaacaaaagatCACAGACAGTCGTAAGCACTTAGCCAGCGTCAG AGTGGTTCAGAAAAACCTGGTATTTGTTGTAGGTCTTTCACAACGACTTGCAGACACAGAG GTTTTGAAGAAGTCGGAGTACTTTGGAAAGTTTGGGAAGATTGTCAAAGTGGTTATAAACCAGAACACATCGTATGCAGGATCACAG GGGCCTAGTGCAAGTGCCTACGTAACGTATAATAAGTACGAGGATGCCCTGAGAGCAATACAAGCAGTTAATAACGTCCACGTCGATGGGAGAACCTTGAAGGCGTCGTTAGGAACAACGAAATACTGCAGTCACTTCTTAAAGAACTCACAGTGCCCGAAACCA GATTGTATGTACCTCCATGAATTAGGAGACTTGGCAGCAAGCTTCACTAAAGAAGACATGCAGGCAGG GAAGCATCAAGAGTATGAACAAAAACTGGCGCACGATGTTCTGGGTGGCGGTAACGGAACAACACCCCAACCAATACATGTAACAACAaccacagcagcagcagcagcagtaccAGTAGTTGTACAGCAGCCTCCTCCCCCGCAGCAGTCAGAACCGCAGCCTTTATTACCACAGCAACCACTGgcacaaccacaacaacaacaacaacaagccaAACAGAAAGGCAGTAATTCAAATAATGAGCACAGCAGCAAAAAGCATTCGAAAAACTCATCAAG AAAAAAGCCTTCCACATCCCCAGTCAGTCAGTCACCCCCGACAAATCACACAGATCCATGGCCGGCGCTAGCCGTCCCGTCATCAAAGTCTAACGAGTTACACACGCCGCCTAGCGAGGGCTCACCTCCCGTCGCGCTGACCAATCACATGTCGGATGGTCTGAGTGAATCACCACCTACATCCGTAGCGAACACAAAGAAGAAATCATCAAGATATAAGACAGAAG GCATCCCTATCCCCAATTCTGTGCAATCACCACCAACCCCTGTCGACCAGTCTCCACAGCCTGTGCAGAGATCTCCGTTTGAGACGACACCGGAGGACCCTGGTGTCCCTTCTTTCTTTCCTTCAGTAAACGGATTCATGTCTCAGAGTATCTTACCGAGTCTTCTTCCTCCGGTGCATCCACACTTACAAGGAGCTGTCAATG GTAATGGGTTTCCAGGTGGTAGTACAGTACCTCCTCTAATCCCTCCTCATCACGGCTCTACACCCTCTGGAG ACTGGAGTAATGGTTTAATAATGAACAATGACGTAATGCCGGTAGCTAGTCACACAGATTGGCAAGCAGCGTTTGGGTTCACATCGTCAGAGACTGCCAAAGATCTGCTCAATGAAGACGACCTAG GATTTGATCCGTGGAATGAATCCAACAAAGGACTAGCGGATTTACTGGAGAAGGAACTACAGCTAGGTATTGCCATGACGACTGATCGGAGTAAACCAACGCAACCACCCCCTGGCTTCACATCCCCAGCAAACCACAGCTTAGGTTTTG AATCAACGGGCGGGAGCAAAATGCTGAACTGGCTTCAGATGGACAGAACAACGGAGTCAAGACCCCAGAATAGCGTCAGCCCTCCATCCTTCAATAATACCAATTCAAGATACAACCATTCACCCGCTCAGCACCAA TTACTTCTTGAAGACGGCAGACAACCCGAATCATTGAAGAATTGGCAAGATGGATTGAGAGCTCTCCtacccaacatcaacatcagcTTTGGTGCTTCCGACACTCCTCCCATCCTCACACAGTCAGCAACGTTAACAACACAAAATAACTCGG ATGTTTGGTCGGACACTTCTCGTCAGGCGTGGATGGTTCATGACCCAGCAATAATAAGCGTCAACTCACATAATTCACACGCACCTGGCTTCACAGAAAAAGACG
- the LOC117299422 gene encoding sodium channel modifier 1-like, which produces MSFKRDGDDPSQLNLLKKRRVSDLLAENIPEEEAFLMRNGRYACMVCHYRPVFNTIPNLVSHRSGKKHRSGLEAYYAKKRDLMREAEERRQYRELMKQEKGRVVHEKDEDASPLLTQTRKATHHALMTSVPYKGYKSTSTTVQGQTFSEKRRSFFQTVFANSLQGGVWLPSAPQKQALPGNGGSSINTQSSETPCAGYTTRDEASVSQDGDVAEGDHQQGVKKQLDDSFTPRTSGVPLTLTEKRQPATFELKPYVPKNQRNRQDQTEELLPSEEATAPAPIVKSEDIPIKEPLYFESLPTDDVVEQIVSKPDEADLKQTAPIPSKNEPIHTKKVKKHSKHHKAESKVSEDAKSIEEREQYYKMTSSGWKSDWRGGWVKDEDVEFDSDEDEPTPINN; this is translated from the exons ATGTCATTTAAAAGAGATGGAGATGATCCAAGTCAGTTAAATCTGCTAAAG aaacGTCGAGTATCGGACCTCTTAGCTGAAAATATTCCGGAGGAAGAAGCATTTTTGATGCGAAATGGAAG ATATGCCTGCATGGTTTGTCATTATCGCCCAGTGTTTAATACAATACCCAATCTTGTAAGCCACCGAAGCGGCAAAAAACATCGCAGTG GTTTGGAGGCGTACTACGCTAAAAAACGTGACTTGATGAGAGAAGCTGAGGAGAGAAGGCAGTATCGGGAGCTAATGAAGCAAGAAAAGGGTCGAGTCGTACACGAAAAG gatGAAGATGCCTCCCCTCTGTTGACTCAGACAAGAAAAGCTACTCATCACGCATTGATGACTTCCGTTCCCTACAAGGGTTACAAAAGCACCTCAACGACTGTGCAGGGGCAAACGTTTTCTGAGAAAAGAAGATCTTTCTTTCAAACGGTGTTTGCAAACTCCCTGCAGGGTGGAGTATGGCTGCCTTCTGCCCCTCAGAAACAAGCGTTACCGGGAAACGGAGGTAGCTCAATCAACACCCAATCATCTGAAACCCCCTGTGCTGGTTATACGACGAGGGACGAAGCTTCAGTTAGTCAAGATGGCGACGTCGCTGAGGGTGATCACCAGCAGGGGGTCAAGAAACAATTGGACGATTCCTTTACCCCAAGAACGTCTGGAGTTCCACTGACTCTAACTGAGAAGCGACAGCCAGCCACATTCGAGCTTAAGCCCTACGTACCAAAGAACCAACGGAACAGACAAGATCAAACGGAGGAACTCCTTCCGTCAGAAGAGGCAACAGCTCCTGCCCCTATTGTTAAGAGTGAGGATATTCCTATAAAAGAACCATTGTATTTTGAATCCCTGCCTACGGATGATGTAGTTGAGCAGATCGTTTCAAAGCCAGATGAAGCGGATTTGAAACAGACAGCGCCAATACCTTCTAAGAATGAACCCATACATACCAAGAAGGTGAAGAAACACTCAAAACATCACAAGGCAGAAAGCAAAGTCTCTGAGGATGCAAAGTCTATAGAGGAGCGAGAACAGTACTACAAAATGACCAG TTCAGGTTGGAAGAGTGATTGGAGGGGAGGTTGGGTTAAAGATGAAGACGTCGAGTTTGACTCTGACGAGGATGAACCAACTCCGATAAACAATTGA